Genomic segment of Panicum virgatum strain AP13 chromosome 2K, P.virgatum_v5, whole genome shotgun sequence:
ATCTTCAGCTGAGAGATTGTACTTTTTGGGCAAGTGATCAAACCATAGGTTGATTGCTTGTGATAATTTCTGCTTCCTGCATAGTGATTTCATCATGCTATTGTAGATTGGCAAACTAGGGGTCACACCACTCTGTAACATGTCCTGGAACAACATCATTGCATCATTATCTCTGTGTGCCCTCAACAGTCTATCAATAAGAGTCCCATAAGTGAACTCATCAGGAGTGAACCCCTTGAGTTGGAGCTCTTTGAAGAGTCTAAGTGCTCCATCAAGATTACTCACTTTACACAGTCCATTTATCAGTGTGTTATATGTGACAACATCAGGAACTACACCACTATCTATTATACCTCGAAGAAGCTTGTAAGCTTTAAGCACCTGCCCAGACTGACACATACTGTCAACCAGTTTCTGCAGGCCCTCGCTGTCCCTCACCTGGTTTGCGCCAAGTGTAAGTCGAAGGAATAAGGAAGGGTTATTTCCCATCTCCATCTTATAGAAAAGCATCCGAGCTTCCTCAAGCCTGTGTGCCCCGTAGAGCCCATTGATAAGCGCGTTGTATGTCATAACAGTTGGATGGCAACCAACTTTCCCCATCTCATCAAAAACCTGCAATGCCTCATCTACAAGTCTTTTCTTGCACAGCCCACATATCATGATAGTGTGTGTAGTGGTGTCCATGACCACATTATTCTGCGCCATCTCTGACCTAAACAAGCGAGCTCCATCCAGATCACCAGCATCACAGAGGGCCTTCAGCAGCGTGTTATAGCAGAAGGTGTCAGGAGTAAAACCTTTCTCTTTCATCTCATCCAGAAACACAAAGGCATCCTTGATTCTTCCAGCCTCTGCACAACCACGAATCATTACAGTGTACAGGACAACGTCTGGTGAGACATCAGTCTGTTCCAACATCTCCTTGTACCACTGGAATCCCTCATCGTGCCGTCCAGCCTGGAAAAACCCGTCAATCAAGCAGCTGTACCCCTTCAAGCCAAGCACAAAGCCCTCAGTACCACGGAGTTCCTCAAGCCGCCGAATGGCCTCGTCAACCCTACCAGCCTTGCATAGTCCACTAAGGAATGCATTATAGGTGACCTCATCGGGCGGACACCCTTGATCTTTCATGGAGTGCAGCAGGTCCTCAGCTTCCTTAAGCTTCCCAGCATTGCACATGGACGACAGTAAGACAGTGTGCGTCTTGACATCAGGCACGATCCCCCTCTGGAGCATTTCATCGAACAGCTTGAGCGCGTCCGCCGCAGTTCCCCGCTTGCAAAGGCCATCCATGAGCACATTGTACGTGGCCCTATTGGGCGGGCAGCCGGTGCTGACCATCCTGTTATAGAGCGCCAGGGCAAGGGGAACAACACCGCTGTCAACGAGGACCCTGAGGACGGCGTTGTAGACGAAGGCAGTGGGGCGGCACCCGAACTCGCCCTCCATCCGGGAGAAGGCGTTGACCGCCTCGTGGTGCCGGCCGGCGGAGGCGTGGGCGAAGACGAGAGCCTCGaatgcggcggcggggggccggAGGCCGGCAGCCTGGGCGTCGGCGATGGCGTCGTAcatggcggcgtcggcgtcggtggCGAGGAGGATGGGGACGACGGCGCGGGAGTGGAGGAGCGGGGAGCGGAGGCGCGGGGAGAGcgcggagaagaggaagaggcggaGGCGGGATGCGGGCGGGAGCGCGGCGCAGAGGAGGGCGTCGGCGACGGAGTGCGGGGTGAGGCGGcgcgagaggagggagaggcatGGGAGGAGGGCGGGGAGCGACGGCGGGAGCGTGGAGAGGAGCGCGTGGAGGgcgtcgccggcgtcgagctccgcggcgaggGGAAGGGCGGAGGTGTGGATGGGGGCGGGGccggagagggggagggggagcgggaggagcgagcgtgccgccgccgcacatcTCATAAGGTCATCGAGGTGGATCGAGGCGGACGCAGGAGGCAGatcgcggcagcggcggcggcggcggcggcggtggcagcaggAGAGGCAGGAGGGGAGTCGTGCGCGCGGCGaaggaaggagggagagggagggctcCGCTGTCGCTGGATGAACTGGTTTACTGGTTGAATTAGTTGtcttttttccttcaaaaatttGACAGGGAAAACAAAACCCACAACTCTGTAGAAAAATAGAGCAAAATTCACCTAGATTAACTTTGGCCAAATTTATAGACTTTCACCCATAAATACAAAGTCACTCCgttttattttttctaagtCAAATTTAGCTAATTTTGATCAAATCTATAGAAAATGGAGCAGCTACCATACTAACCAAACATATGCACTATCAACATATATTTCATAGTAAattcaataaaaaaatttagcatTATAAATACTATtattttttctacaaatttgatTAATATTGATCAAGTTTGATTTAGGACAATCCTAAtgcgacatgtaaataaaaatagggGGAGTATTGACATCGGCAACctagaaacaaagaaaaaacaTCACATGATTATTTAAAATAAGTTAATAGATTTTGATTTAAATTATTAATATAATACTATCAATAGATATTCAAGGATGATAGTTTTGCACTGCCTTGTTTTTAAAAATTTGACAAGAGAAATTGCTTTTATACACCTACAATTTTGGTAAGGCAATAGCTCGCTGCTGGATTAGATTACATGATGATAGACGTGATCAAGTATGTACAGTTAGTATCGTTGTTGAGCATACCAAGATACGGAAAACCTACTCTTTACCAGAAAAAATTATGTGTGAATAGGATTGCAGGGTTACAAGAGTAGGAATCAATTATCATAATTCAAGGATTGAAATCCCAAATTCATGATCCATTACACAATTTTCTACTATTATATATAACGATGACTCAACTATCATGTTGGAAGCTATTTTACACAAATTTCAAAGTTTTACATCTCTAGGTACAATATTTTCAATATATCTGCCCAAAATTGTGCCCCCCCCCTCCCGACCCCACACCAAACTCCGCAATATGACACGAAACTCTTTTATGTTAGGCATACAAGCTTAGTGCTGTGAATTGAGGGGTTCAAGTTTTATCTAATGGCCTGAtatattcattttttttaatcatTTACCCAAAGTTTTCATATACATGATCTGAAAGTTTTCAGCatttgtgttcaaagttttcAAGTAGTCAGTTTAGAATTTTAGTATGGAACTTTATAAGTTTGGACATGTGATGTTTTATATGCTTCATAGTTTTTTCACAAATACGAATATTAAGGTTTCAAATATGTGCATATGAAACTAGATATTCTATAGAATTTTTCTATATAAGAGTAAAAAGTTTTCAAGATTCTACTATAAAGAGCCATTTGTAGAACTTGAAAAGTCAAATATATGTAAATTTTTGTAGCTTGGAGTGTATAGTATACAATCTACCAGTACATAGTTCCATATATTCATAGTGCAAAGTTTGGAattacaaagttttttttttcctagaAGTACAATATTTTGAAATGTGCAAGCCGTAATCCCCTGGATATAGAAT
This window contains:
- the LOC120672484 gene encoding pentatricopeptide repeat-containing protein At1g79540-like, which produces MRCAAAARSLLPLPLPLSGPAPIHTSALPLAAELDAGDALHALLSTLPPSLPALLPCLSLLSRRLTPHSVADALLCAALPPASRLRLFLFSALSPRLRSPLLHSRAVVPILLATDADAAMYDAIADAQAAGLRPPAAAFEALVFAHASAGRHHEAVNAFSRMEGEFGCRPTAFVYNAVLRVLVDSGVVPLALALYNRMVSTGCPPNRATYNVLMDGLCKRGTAADALKLFDEMLQRGIVPDVKTHTVLLSSMCNAGKLKEAEDLLHSMKDQGCPPDEVTYNAFLSGLCKAGRVDEAIRRLEELRGTEGFVLGLKGYSCLIDGFFQAGRHDEGFQWYKEMLEQTDVSPDVVLYTVMIRGCAEAGRIKDAFVFLDEMKEKGFTPDTFCYNTLLKALCDAGDLDGARLFRSEMAQNNVVMDTTTHTIMICGLCKKRLVDEALQVFDEMGKVGCHPTVMTYNALINGLYGAHRLEEARMLFYKMEMGNNPSLFLRLTLGANQVRDSEGLQKLVDSMCQSGQVLKAYKLLRGIIDSGVVPDVVTYNTLINGLCKVSNLDGALRLFKELQLKGFTPDEFTYGTLIDRLLRAHRDNDAMMLFQDMLQSGVTPSLPIYNSMMKSLCRKQKLSQAINLWFDHLPKKYNLSAEDEIIASARKKFEDGSLDEAVRELIKIDQEHGSVTSTPYTIWLIGLCQARRIDDAFKIFRILEELGIDVTPACCSFLTKYLCWERNLNAAVDVMLYTLSKRFIMSQPVGNRLLRNLCICHRRKDAQALAWRMHLVGYDMDAYLREPTKGLLYSQ